A stretch of the uncultured Desulfobacter sp. genome encodes the following:
- a CDS encoding efflux RND transporter periplasmic adaptor subunit: MKNMIFWAGFCLFLLIGCEGDGAQRSQNEPGSALTQQQDPQRIRRQSVKKVDVITVLPQQLAVSNELPGRVSASMTAEIRPQVTGIIQERLFQEGSFVEKGRQLYQIDSARYEADYQRAKANLENAHAELENAQVLRKRYLRLIQVNGVSRQKLDDATARLKQANAAVSLAIADIKTAKINLDYTKVYSPISGYIGPSAVTRGALVTAAQETALAIVRQLDPVYVDLSQPAAQSRQLQKHLLTNRLNAEISEKFEVTLVLETTGDIYPYKGNLEATDLAVDERTGAIRLRSVLANPDGLLLPGMFVRATIEQTDRPPSIIIPQKSVSIQSDGTKTVWVVESGNTATKRRVKTGPSYKNNWVIIDGLQSGDKVIVEGAMMLREGMNVVPQKVDSHPVQGKQTPQTESQKQLSRQEKG; the protein is encoded by the coding sequence ATGAAAAATATGATTTTCTGGGCTGGTTTTTGTCTGTTTTTACTGATTGGATGCGAAGGGGACGGCGCTCAACGGTCTCAAAATGAACCGGGCAGCGCCCTTACTCAGCAGCAGGACCCACAAAGAATCCGCCGGCAATCTGTCAAAAAAGTTGATGTTATAACGGTACTGCCTCAACAGCTTGCCGTTTCAAATGAGTTGCCCGGAAGGGTAAGCGCCTCAATGACCGCAGAGATTCGTCCCCAGGTTACCGGTATTATTCAGGAACGCCTGTTTCAGGAAGGAAGCTTTGTTGAAAAAGGCCGACAGCTTTACCAAATCGATTCGGCGCGTTATGAGGCTGATTATCAGCGTGCAAAGGCTAATCTTGAAAATGCACATGCGGAATTGGAAAATGCCCAGGTTTTGCGGAAACGCTATTTGCGCTTGATCCAGGTCAATGGGGTCAGTCGTCAAAAACTCGATGATGCCACGGCCAGGCTCAAGCAGGCAAACGCAGCCGTGTCTTTGGCCATAGCGGACATTAAAACCGCAAAAATTAATCTGGATTATACAAAAGTCTATTCACCGATCAGTGGATATATTGGTCCATCCGCCGTAACCCGTGGCGCTTTGGTCACAGCGGCCCAGGAAACTGCCCTGGCAATTGTCCGGCAGCTCGATCCGGTTTATGTTGATTTATCCCAGCCCGCGGCCCAGAGCCGGCAATTGCAGAAACATTTGCTGACTAACCGTCTCAACGCCGAGATATCCGAAAAATTTGAAGTGACCTTGGTTTTGGAGACCACCGGTGACATTTATCCGTACAAAGGCAATCTGGAAGCAACCGATCTGGCCGTTGATGAACGTACAGGGGCGATCCGGCTGCGGTCGGTTCTTGCCAATCCTGACGGGCTGCTTCTACCCGGCATGTTTGTCAGGGCCACCATTGAGCAGACCGATCGGCCACCCTCAATCATCATTCCCCAAAAAAGCGTTTCTATCCAATCGGACGGCACGAAAACTGTATGGGTTGTCGAATCCGGTAATACGGCAACAAAGCGCCGGGTCAAAACAGGTCCGTCATATAAAAATAATTGGGTTATTATAGATGGCCTTCAATCCGGAGATAAAGTGATCGTTGAGGGCGCAATGATGTTAAGGGAAGGTATGAACGTTGTGCCCCAGAAAGTAGACAGCCATCCGGTGCAAGGCAAACAAACACCTCAAACAGAATCCCAAAAACAATTGTCCCGACAAGAAAAGGGTTAA
- a CDS encoding proton-conducting transporter membrane subunit: MSNIVFLLIVLPIISAMVCFLIRVDLVRTITVTATGAVLAVTSLVLLGQGDFTCAVPWGWEILVTILDFALLALVLFFGFKLNNRIIKSLTIFQLVLLAVFELFILEHGPDVPALLGDSLSLIMVVIVSIIGSLICIFGVPYMKKHEEHLKIEKSRQPIFFLFLLLFLGAMNGLVLSNNILWLYFFFEVTTFCSFALIGHDGTKEAVENATRALWMNSCGGAMLLTAIVIVYTVAGTLDISVLLTRGPVSGVLLAAVGLISLAGFVKAAQLPCQSWLLGAMVAPTPVSALLHSSTMVKAGVYMVIRFCPMFEGTFLSHGIALCGAFTFLVCAALAIGQSNGKKILAYSTVSNLGLIIACAGINTPLAVISAVMLIIFHAISKSLLFLCVGTIEQAIGSRDIENMRGLYRTMPRTAVVTIIGILSMLLPPFGVLLCKWMALEAAADHLFVIVMLALGSALTFVYWARWAGLLMGGHNISATPEKQPLLTRGPLVTLCIAALLFAFATPYLYTQAFIPMFEAKNMNALTGVLKGATGGFAIYPFIVLIGLSTIFAIYRALRVNVKQTHPYLGGAHTGDLEDGAFLGPMETVVPYKASNFYLAELFGEHKLTFWVNMIAGGLILLMIGGVL; encoded by the coding sequence ATGTCCAACATTGTGTTTTTGTTGATCGTGCTGCCGATAATTTCGGCCATGGTCTGTTTTTTGATCCGGGTGGACCTGGTGAGGACCATCACGGTAACCGCAACCGGGGCCGTTTTAGCGGTCACGTCCCTGGTGCTTCTCGGTCAAGGCGATTTTACATGCGCCGTGCCCTGGGGATGGGAAATATTGGTTACGATTCTGGATTTTGCGCTGCTGGCCCTGGTATTATTTTTCGGGTTCAAGCTCAACAACCGGATCATCAAATCCTTGACGATTTTTCAACTGGTGCTGCTTGCCGTTTTTGAGCTGTTCATACTGGAACACGGCCCGGATGTCCCGGCCCTGCTCGGAGACAGTCTGTCTTTAATAATGGTTGTGATCGTCTCCATCATTGGTTCTTTGATCTGCATTTTCGGGGTACCCTACATGAAAAAACATGAAGAACACCTGAAAATTGAAAAAAGCAGACAACCAATCTTTTTTCTTTTTCTGCTTCTATTTCTAGGCGCCATGAACGGCCTGGTCCTGTCCAACAACATATTGTGGCTCTATTTTTTCTTTGAGGTGACCACATTCTGCTCTTTTGCGCTCATCGGGCATGACGGCACCAAGGAGGCAGTGGAAAACGCAACCCGGGCACTGTGGATGAACTCTTGCGGAGGCGCAATGTTATTGACGGCCATCGTTATCGTTTATACTGTCGCCGGCACCCTGGACATCTCTGTTCTTTTAACCCGAGGACCGGTTTCAGGCGTACTGCTTGCCGCTGTCGGGCTAATCAGTCTGGCCGGTTTCGTCAAAGCGGCACAACTGCCCTGCCAAAGCTGGCTATTGGGTGCCATGGTGGCGCCAACACCTGTTTCGGCCCTGCTGCACTCATCTACCATGGTTAAAGCCGGTGTTTATATGGTTATACGTTTCTGTCCCATGTTTGAAGGCACCTTTTTGAGCCATGGCATCGCCCTGTGCGGGGCGTTTACTTTCCTGGTCTGTGCCGCCCTTGCCATCGGTCAGAGCAACGGGAAAAAAATACTGGCCTACTCCACGGTGAGCAACCTTGGTTTGATCATTGCCTGCGCAGGCATCAATACCCCCCTTGCAGTCATCTCAGCAGTGATGCTGATCATCTTTCATGCCATCTCAAAATCCCTATTGTTTTTGTGCGTGGGCACCATTGAACAGGCGATCGGCTCCCGGGATATTGAAAATATGCGCGGACTTTACAGAACCATGCCCCGAACGGCTGTGGTTACCATCATCGGTATTTTATCCATGCTTCTGCCCCCCTTTGGGGTGCTGTTATGCAAGTGGATGGCCCTGGAAGCCGCCGCTGACCATCTTTTCGTCATCGTCATGTTGGCGCTTGGCAGTGCTCTGACCTTTGTTTACTGGGCCCGCTGGGCAGGTCTGCTGATGGGCGGACACAATATTTCTGCTACGCCTGAAAAACAGCCCCTGTTGACACGTGGACCGCTTGTGACCCTGTGCATTGCAGCGCTGCTTTTCGCCTTTGCCACACCCTATCTTTACACCCAAGCGTTTATACCCATGTTTGAAGCCAAAAATATGAATGCCCTTACAGGTGTTCTTAAAGGGGCCACCGGCGGGTTTGCCATCTACCCCTTTATTGTTTTGATCGGTCTTTCTACGATCTTTGCCATTTACCGTGCGCTTCGCGTGAACGTGAAACAAACGCACCCCTATCTTGGCGGTGCCCATACCGGCGATCTTGAAGACGGTGCGTTTCTTGGCCCTATGGAGACCGTTGTCCCCTACAAGGCAAGCAACTTCTACCTGGCTGAACTTTTCGGTGAGCACAAGCTTACCTTTTGGGTCAACATGATTGCCGGAGGATTGATCCTGTTGATGATTGGAGGTGTGTTGTAA
- a CDS encoding complex I subunit 1 family protein: protein MESIFFAVSALILAPLAGGLLAGIDRRITARMQSRLGPPVLQAFYDVAKLFGKERLLVNRWQIVCCWVYFVAAALSVALFFARADLLIIFFVQAAGAMFLVMGALSTRSPYSQVGAQRELIQILTYEPLLILVFVGMYLAVGSFNVGDIMAYDTPLLQKLPLMFIVLGYALTIKLRKSPFDFSTSHHAHQELVKGVMTEYSGPVLAVIEMAHWYETVLILAVCALFWTTSWIWMIVLLVATYLVEIIIDNTMARMTWRWMLKYVWSIGLVLTFINFIWLHVR, encoded by the coding sequence ATGGAATCGATATTCTTCGCTGTTTCGGCATTGATCCTGGCCCCTTTAGCCGGTGGGCTTTTGGCAGGCATTGACCGGCGCATCACGGCACGGATGCAGTCCCGGTTAGGACCGCCCGTATTGCAGGCATTTTACGATGTTGCCAAACTGTTTGGCAAAGAACGGCTGCTGGTAAACCGTTGGCAGATCGTATGCTGCTGGGTCTATTTTGTTGCCGCAGCCCTGTCCGTTGCCTTGTTTTTTGCCCGGGCGGATCTTTTGATCATTTTCTTTGTCCAGGCGGCGGGTGCCATGTTTTTGGTCATGGGAGCCCTTTCGACCAGAAGCCCGTACAGCCAGGTAGGCGCCCAGCGCGAACTGATACAAATTCTGACCTACGAGCCGCTGCTGATTTTAGTGTTTGTAGGCATGTACCTTGCGGTGGGCAGTTTTAATGTAGGCGATATTATGGCCTATGATACGCCGTTGCTCCAGAAACTGCCGCTGATGTTCATTGTCCTTGGCTATGCCTTGACCATCAAGCTGCGCAAATCCCCCTTTGACTTTTCAACATCCCACCACGCGCACCAGGAGCTGGTTAAAGGGGTGATGACCGAATACTCCGGGCCGGTACTTGCGGTAATTGAGATGGCACACTGGTACGAAACGGTTCTAATTCTTGCGGTATGCGCGTTGTTCTGGACCACGAGCTGGATCTGGATGATCGTGCTGCTGGTCGCCACCTACCTGGTCGAAATCATCATTGACAATACCATGGCGAGAATGACCTGGCGCTGGATGCTCAAGTATGTCTGGAGCATCGGCCTGGTTCTGACGTTTATCAATTTTATCTGGCTGCACGTGAGGTAG
- a CDS encoding NADH-quinone oxidoreductase subunit B family protein — protein MLKNFIKNAQIKSPWIMHFDCGSCNGCDIETLACLTPLYDVERFGIINVGNPKHADILLVTGTVNHRNKAVLKNIYEQMPEPKAVIAIGACGLSGGIFHDCYNVIGGVDKIIPVDVYVPGCPAKPEAIIDGVVKALEIFKQKLAGEPESTESAEA, from the coding sequence ATGCTAAAAAATTTTATAAAAAATGCACAAATAAAGTCACCATGGATCATGCATTTTGACTGCGGAAGCTGCAACGGCTGTGATATCGAGACCCTGGCCTGCCTGACACCGCTTTACGATGTGGAGCGGTTTGGTATCATCAATGTGGGCAACCCCAAACATGCGGATATATTGCTGGTGACCGGAACCGTCAACCACCGCAACAAGGCAGTGCTCAAAAATATTTATGAGCAGATGCCCGAACCCAAAGCCGTGATCGCCATCGGGGCCTGTGGCCTTTCCGGCGGCATTTTCCACGATTGCTACAATGTAATCGGCGGTGTGGACAAAATTATTCCGGTGGATGTCTATGTCCCAGGGTGCCCTGCAAAACCCGAAGCAATTATCGACGGTGTGGTCAAGGCCCTGGAAATATTTAAACAAAAATTAGCGGGTGAACCCGAATCCACTGAATCAGCCGAAGCATAA
- a CDS encoding NADH-quinone oxidoreductase subunit C, whose amino-acid sequence MISNETTITLDNLVAEAGRMKQAGYRFVTLSTVTLEDGSTDILYHFDKDMVLSHFRLNVTAATTVPSISGVYFSAFLAENEVKDLANFEFDGLAVDYNRTLYLDSSVETIPLANNLKIKDKKEKKE is encoded by the coding sequence ATGATTTCAAATGAAACAACCATCACCTTAGACAACCTTGTTGCCGAGGCCGGGCGAATGAAACAGGCGGGTTACCGGTTTGTAACCCTGTCCACCGTCACACTTGAAGACGGCTCCACAGACATCCTGTACCATTTTGACAAAGATATGGTGCTTTCTCATTTTCGTTTAAATGTGACGGCAGCCACAACGGTTCCGAGCATATCCGGTGTCTATTTCAGCGCATTTCTGGCTGAAAACGAAGTCAAAGATCTGGCAAACTTTGAATTTGACGGCCTGGCTGTGGATTACAACCGGACCCTGTACCTTGATTCCAGCGTTGAAACCATTCCGCTGGCCAACAATCTTAAGATCAAGGACAAAAAAGAGAAGAAGGAGTAA
- a CDS encoding nickel-dependent hydrogenase large subunit — MSNKTVIPFGPQHPVLPEPLHLKLVVEDEIVKEAIPALGYVHRGLEMLAAKRDFHQMINVCERVCGICSMIHGTCFSQSIEEIMGVEVPDRAQYLRVIWSELHRLHSHLLWLGLYADAFGFEALFMQFWKIRERIMDINEATAGNRVIVSVNVVGGVRKDLSPEQLDWILKELVLVEKEFKALESTLLDDYTVKSRTVGVGVMTYDQAYELGAAGPTLRGSGVAQDMRMTGYGAYKKLDFQPVTHKDGDCYARSWVRFHEVYQSIDLVRQAIAALPAGSLAAKVKGNPEGESVVRVEQPRGECLYYVKGNGTKLLDRVRIRTPTFANIPCLLNMLPECELADVPVIVLSIDPCVSCTER, encoded by the coding sequence ATGTCCAATAAAACAGTTATTCCCTTTGGGCCCCAGCATCCGGTATTGCCCGAGCCGCTCCATCTTAAACTTGTGGTGGAAGATGAGATTGTTAAAGAAGCCATTCCTGCCTTGGGATATGTACATCGGGGCTTAGAAATGCTTGCCGCCAAACGTGACTTTCATCAGATGATCAACGTATGCGAACGGGTGTGCGGCATCTGTTCGATGATCCACGGCACCTGTTTTTCCCAATCTATTGAAGAGATCATGGGCGTTGAGGTGCCGGATCGGGCCCAGTACCTGCGCGTGATCTGGTCTGAGCTGCACCGCCTGCACAGCCACCTGCTCTGGCTTGGACTCTATGCCGACGCGTTCGGCTTTGAAGCCCTGTTCATGCAGTTCTGGAAAATCCGCGAACGTATCATGGACATCAATGAGGCAACGGCGGGAAACCGGGTTATTGTTTCGGTGAACGTCGTCGGCGGGGTCCGCAAGGATCTGTCGCCGGAACAGCTTGACTGGATTCTAAAAGAGCTGGTTCTTGTGGAAAAAGAGTTTAAGGCACTGGAGAGCACCCTGCTTGATGATTATACGGTTAAATCCAGAACCGTGGGTGTCGGCGTCATGACCTATGATCAAGCCTATGAACTGGGCGCGGCAGGGCCTACGCTTCGGGGCTCCGGAGTCGCACAGGATATGCGCATGACCGGGTACGGGGCATATAAAAAATTAGATTTTCAGCCGGTTACCCACAAGGACGGCGACTGTTATGCCAGAAGCTGGGTCCGTTTTCATGAGGTATACCAGTCCATAGATCTGGTGCGCCAGGCCATTGCCGCTTTACCCGCCGGCAGCCTTGCTGCAAAGGTTAAAGGTAATCCGGAAGGCGAGTCCGTCGTGCGTGTGGAACAGCCACGGGGAGAATGTCTTTATTATGTAAAGGGCAACGGTACCAAACTGCTGGATCGTGTGCGAATCCGCACCCCGACCTTTGCCAATATTCCCTGCCTTCTGAATATGCTGCCCGAATGTGAGCTGGCCGACGTACCGGTCATTGTCTTATCTATCGATCCGTGCGTCAGCTGTACGGAGCGTTAA
- a CDS encoding 4Fe-4S binding protein, with protein MFNFTPSILKNIASRPATRQYPIVKRELPEGVRGELYNDIDACIFCGMCSRKCPSVCITVDKKAGTWTCDPFMCVYCGICADTCPTHCLHFHTAHRPAATERQMISMQGEPKAKKKKDTD; from the coding sequence ATGTTTAATTTTACACCCAGCATACTTAAAAATATTGCCTCACGTCCCGCCACCCGACAATACCCGATTGTTAAACGAGAGCTGCCCGAAGGCGTGCGCGGTGAACTCTATAATGATATTGATGCATGTATTTTCTGCGGCATGTGTTCGCGCAAATGCCCATCAGTTTGCATCACTGTGGACAAAAAGGCCGGCACATGGACCTGCGATCCGTTTATGTGCGTCTATTGCGGCATCTGTGCAGACACCTGCCCGACACATTGCCTGCATTTCCATACAGCCCACAGACCTGCGGCAACGGAACGGCAAATGATCTCCATGCAGGGGGAACCCAAAGCAAAGAAAAAAAAAGACACTGATTAA
- a CDS encoding class I SAM-dependent methyltransferase, translating into MNLFPLNNQSVWNNLWLNELKNDPEKKTDTNHYKKWDKRAKKFDKQSATPEAVSRKERILSMLRNAGALQAGSRVLDVGAGSGNWAVPMVEMGASIVALEPSSGMIEILRQKIDALGLSPDQIRIKQQTWQDVNLEKEGLAGQFDLVFSSMNPGVCDPTTLEKVMQASRNFVT; encoded by the coding sequence ATGAATTTATTCCCGTTAAATAATCAAAGTGTCTGGAACAATCTGTGGCTTAATGAATTAAAAAACGATCCTGAGAAAAAAACAGACACGAATCATTACAAAAAATGGGATAAACGCGCCAAGAAGTTCGACAAACAATCCGCCACACCCGAGGCGGTTTCCCGAAAAGAACGCATCTTGTCCATGCTCAGGAACGCCGGTGCACTTCAAGCCGGAAGCCGTGTTCTGGATGTTGGTGCCGGATCGGGAAACTGGGCCGTTCCCATGGTGGAAATGGGGGCAAGCATAGTTGCACTTGAGCCTTCCAGCGGCATGATTGAGATACTCAGACAGAAAATTGACGCTTTGGGGTTAAGTCCGGATCAGATTCGTATCAAACAGCAGACCTGGCAGGACGTGAATTTGGAAAAAGAGGGCCTGGCCGGTCAATTTGACCTGGTATTTTCCTCCATGAACCCTGGTGTTTGCGATCCAACGACATTGGAAAAAGTCATGCAAGCATCGCGAAATTTTGTTACTTGA
- a CDS encoding TetR/AcrR family transcriptional regulator: MKKIEQNKQLKIQRIHKAAQELFQSNGFIGTSMDKIAEQAHVTKQTVYRYFESKEALFKSALEAQRLAMNNDFLDALDLEDTTKALNTFAIGFVERHLSKAHLANIRLLVSEGPKVPEITRAFYAVGPTRTKTRLALFFKERFNIEDAQYEIDVFLSILLSMRMTVLTGLVAPPSPAKIRQHAVKAVKTILKLLDK, from the coding sequence ATGAAAAAAATAGAACAAAACAAACAATTGAAGATTCAGCGCATACACAAGGCTGCCCAGGAACTATTTCAATCCAATGGATTCATCGGCACCAGCATGGATAAAATTGCCGAGCAGGCCCATGTCACCAAACAAACGGTGTATCGGTATTTTGAATCCAAAGAGGCGCTTTTCAAATCGGCACTGGAAGCACAGAGACTGGCGATGAACAATGACTTTTTGGACGCACTGGACTTGGAAGACACCACAAAAGCCCTGAATACCTTCGCCATCGGATTCGTTGAAAGACATTTATCCAAGGCGCACCTGGCCAATATCCGGTTGCTGGTGTCCGAAGGCCCCAAGGTCCCTGAGATAACACGCGCCTTTTATGCCGTTGGTCCCACACGAACCAAAACCCGTCTTGCACTGTTTTTTAAAGAACGATTCAATATTGAAGACGCCCAATACGAAATCGATGTTTTTCTTAGCATTCTGCTGTCCATGCGTATGACCGTGCTTACCGGTCTGGTTGCTCCGCCGTCACCGGCAAAGATTCGGCAACATGCCGTTAAAGCGGTCAAGACCATTTTAAAATTGCTGGATAAATAA
- a CDS encoding flavodoxin → MDALVVYDSLSGNTEKVAQRIYETSAKLLPSQIVRVNKDTDIDLLDHDLIFIGSAVIDWLPTKTLTAFVQRTMEAANEQGRIKPAAPIIPGKFAVCFATFGGPHIGVGEAVPMTLWLRSALSHLGFIVLDQWHVPGQFANRPELNQGGRLGNIEGRPDAHDLHDIENRVRGTLASLSAWWE, encoded by the coding sequence ATGGATGCATTGGTTGTTTACGATTCTTTGAGTGGAAATACGGAAAAAGTAGCCCAAAGGATTTATGAGACATCGGCCAAACTACTGCCCTCGCAAATTGTCAGGGTGAATAAGGATACGGATATCGATTTGCTGGACCATGATCTTATTTTTATCGGCTCTGCAGTCATCGACTGGTTACCCACCAAAACCTTGACGGCATTTGTCCAGCGCACTATGGAAGCAGCCAATGAACAAGGACGGATCAAACCGGCTGCGCCCATTATTCCCGGCAAATTTGCGGTTTGCTTTGCCACGTTCGGCGGGCCGCACATTGGCGTCGGCGAAGCTGTGCCCATGACGCTCTGGCTGCGTTCCGCCTTATCACACCTGGGCTTTATCGTATTGGACCAATGGCATGTACCGGGTCAGTTCGCCAACCGACCTGAACTCAACCAAGGGGGGCGATTAGGAAATATTGAAGGGCGGCCTGATGCGCATGATCTTCATGATATCGAGAACCGGGTTCGCGGTACACTTGCGTCATTGTCGGCCTGGTGGGAATAG